Proteins co-encoded in one Flavobacterium fluviale genomic window:
- a CDS encoding cysteine desulfurase family protein, which yields MKKVYLDNASTTAMRPEVIQEMTKVMVEDFGNPSSTHSFGRNGKTILELSRKSIAKHFNCTAQEIIFTSGGTEADNWILRSAVEDLKVERIITSKIEHHAVLYPVLALEEEYNIQVDYVKVHQDGSLDLTHLSNLLSDEKKTLVSLMHVNNETGAILDLDRVSLICKQYNALFHSDTVQSIGKTEIDLQKTPIDFVVASAHKFHGPKGIGFAFVRKNSGLQPLLFGGEQEKGLRAGTEAVHQIAGMAKALSVSYEKLEQERAYILDLKKYLIAQLEVHFPDFKINGKRDDFYNIINIILPFSSEKTSMLLFSLDMKGIAVSRGSACQSGSIKPSHVLKEMLSEDDLKLPNLRISFSHYNTKEDIDWLIESLKNI from the coding sequence ATGAAAAAAGTATATCTAGATAATGCCTCAACAACAGCAATGCGTCCTGAAGTAATTCAGGAAATGACAAAAGTAATGGTTGAGGATTTTGGTAATCCGTCGTCTACTCATAGTTTTGGGCGAAATGGCAAAACGATTTTGGAGCTTTCTAGAAAAAGTATTGCTAAGCACTTCAATTGTACGGCTCAAGAAATAATATTTACTTCTGGCGGTACTGAGGCTGATAACTGGATTCTGCGTTCTGCCGTTGAGGATTTAAAGGTAGAAAGAATAATTACTTCTAAAATTGAACATCATGCAGTTTTATATCCTGTTTTGGCACTTGAGGAAGAGTATAATATTCAAGTCGATTACGTAAAGGTACATCAGGATGGAAGTTTAGATTTAACGCATTTGTCTAATTTATTGTCTGACGAAAAAAAGACATTGGTTAGTTTAATGCATGTTAATAATGAAACTGGCGCCATATTAGATTTAGATAGAGTAAGTCTTATTTGCAAGCAGTATAATGCGTTATTTCATTCTGATACGGTTCAGTCTATCGGAAAGACAGAAATCGATCTTCAAAAAACCCCAATTGATTTTGTTGTGGCAAGTGCGCATAAATTTCACGGACCAAAAGGAATCGGATTTGCATTTGTTCGAAAAAATTCAGGTTTACAGCCATTGCTTTTTGGCGGCGAGCAGGAAAAAGGTCTTCGTGCGGGAACAGAAGCAGTGCACCAAATTGCAGGAATGGCAAAAGCGTTGTCTGTTTCTTATGAAAAATTAGAACAAGAAAGAGCTTATATTTTGGATCTGAAAAAATATCTTATTGCCCAGCTAGAAGTTCATTTTCCAGATTTTAAAATTAACGGAAAAAGAGATGATTTCTATAATATCATCAATATAATTTTGCCTTTTTCATCAGAGAAAACATCGATGCTTCTTTTTAGTTTAGACATGAAAGGAATTGCGGTTTCAAGAGGAAGCGCATGTCAATCGGGAAGTATAAAACCTTCTCATGTTTTAAAAGAAATGCTTTCTGAAGATGATTTAAAACTGCCTAATCTGAGAATTTCATTCAGTCATTACAATACAAAAGAAGATATCGACTGGCTGATAGAGAGTTTGAAAAATATTTAA
- a CDS encoding DUF1003 domain-containing protein produces the protein MKNNKTFKSAISGLSFSENEKIYGKSIHDPILGLIKKEFPDFNDNDCIAVNELNVYRQQYISNYLSTEIGALSAMENSVISSLKQDKSIVSIVEDEEETRNLGQRVADRVADFGGSWTFIISFVVFIAIWIGSNVYILSNKGFDPYPFILLNLILSCVAALQAPVIMMSQNRQEEKDRNRAKKDYMINLKSELEIRMIHDKIDHLIMHQQQELIEIQKVQIEMMNDILDQIKK, from the coding sequence ATGAAAAACAATAAAACATTTAAAAGTGCAATTTCTGGGCTTTCATTTAGCGAAAATGAAAAGATTTACGGGAAATCAATTCATGATCCTATTCTGGGGTTAATCAAAAAAGAATTTCCTGATTTTAATGATAACGATTGTATTGCCGTAAATGAATTAAATGTATACCGCCAGCAATATATTTCTAATTATCTTTCTACAGAAATAGGAGCGCTGTCGGCAATGGAGAATAGCGTTATTTCATCCTTAAAGCAAGATAAATCTATTGTGAGCATTGTCGAAGATGAAGAAGAAACGAGGAATTTAGGGCAGAGAGTGGCAGACAGAGTAGCAGATTTTGGAGGAAGCTGGACTTTTATTATTTCTTTTGTCGTTTTTATTGCAATCTGGATTGGCTCTAATGTTTATATTCTTTCCAATAAAGGTTTTGATCCATATCCTTTTATTCTTTTAAATTTAATTCTTTCCTGCGTGGCCGCATTGCAGGCGCCGGTGATTATGATGAGTCAAAATCGTCAAGAAGAAAAAGATAGAAACCGAGCTAAAAAAGATTACATGATTAATCTTAAATCGGAGTTAGAGATTAGAATGATTCACGATAAAATCGATCATTTGATAATGCATCAGCAGCAAGAATTAATCGAAATCCAAAAAGTACAAATCGAGATGATGAATGATATTTTGGATCAGATTAAGAAATAA
- a CDS encoding aldo/keto reductase: protein MNYRKLGKTNFNISEISLGTWQVGGKWGSGFDDKTAEELLNTAIDNGINFIDTADVYENGLSETALGRVVRSRSERIYVATKCGRQINPHVNEGYTPKVLQKFVEDSLKRTGLETLDLIQLHCPPTEVYYRPEIFELFDRLKEQGKILNLGVSVEKVEEALKAIEYDNVTTVQIIFNLFRQRPSELFFSEAKKKDIGIIARVPLASGLLTGKFDLKTTFDSQDHRNFNRNGEAFDKGETFSGIDYGLGLKAVEALKELFPKTPNLAPIALQWILSFNEISCIIPGASKVDHVLSNLSVYDTPKLTSEQISEMNKIYNKYIKPSVHQLW, encoded by the coding sequence ATGAACTACAGAAAACTAGGTAAAACAAACTTTAATATATCAGAAATCTCTCTTGGCACTTGGCAGGTTGGAGGAAAATGGGGATCGGGTTTTGATGACAAAACTGCCGAAGAACTTTTGAATACTGCAATCGACAATGGTATCAATTTTATTGACACGGCTGATGTTTATGAAAACGGATTAAGTGAAACTGCTCTGGGCAGAGTGGTTCGTTCTCGATCTGAAAGAATTTATGTTGCCACAAAATGCGGACGCCAGATAAATCCGCACGTGAATGAAGGATATACTCCAAAAGTGCTTCAAAAATTTGTAGAAGACAGTTTGAAAAGAACGGGATTAGAAACGCTTGACTTAATTCAGCTTCACTGTCCACCTACCGAAGTTTATTACCGGCCCGAAATTTTTGAGCTTTTCGACCGATTAAAAGAACAAGGAAAAATACTTAACCTTGGCGTAAGCGTAGAAAAAGTTGAAGAAGCCTTAAAAGCAATTGAATATGATAATGTAACTACGGTTCAGATTATTTTTAATTTGTTCCGCCAGCGTCCATCAGAATTATTTTTCTCGGAAGCAAAAAAGAAAGATATTGGCATAATTGCACGAGTTCCTTTAGCAAGCGGACTTTTAACTGGAAAATTTGATTTAAAAACAACTTTTGACTCACAGGATCACCGTAATTTTAACCGCAACGGAGAGGCATTTGATAAAGGAGAAACTTTCTCTGGAATTGATTACGGATTAGGTCTAAAAGCAGTTGAGGCTTTAAAAGAATTATTTCCAAAAACACCGAACCTCGCTCCTATTGCTTTGCAGTGGATTTTGAGTTTTAATGAAATCAGCTGTATTATTCCAGGTGCATCAAAAGTCGATCATGTTTTATCTAATTTATCCGTTTATGATACTCCGAAATTAACTTCGGAACAAATTTCAGAAATGAATAAAATATATAATAAATATATTAAACCGTCTGTTCATCAGCTTTGGTAA
- a CDS encoding DUF6048 family protein has product MKHTLKFISSLFLFFSVFLGHAQDTPEISPNKKDTLTKPKTEVSKPAIKEVEVKTDSVIKTDRYGLRVGVDLYKLTRGLYDKDYKGIEFVGDWRLTKKYYLAAELGYENKTTDDDRLNSSASGTYIKAGFDYNFYENWLDMENLITIGLRGGFSSFSQDLNSYKIYNPNPYWGELPPVDVNQKYSGLSASWLEVAMGLKAKVFDNVFVGFGVQLKLLATNKKPSGFDNLYIPGFNRTYDGSFGVGFNYTVSYFIPIYKKKVTLPEIKEIPKK; this is encoded by the coding sequence ATGAAACACACATTGAAGTTTATTTCTAGTCTTTTTTTGTTCTTTTCAGTGTTTTTAGGCCATGCTCAAGATACACCTGAGATATCACCCAATAAAAAAGATACTCTTACAAAACCTAAAACGGAAGTTAGCAAACCAGCAATCAAAGAAGTTGAGGTTAAGACAGACAGCGTAATCAAAACAGATCGTTACGGTCTTCGCGTAGGTGTAGATTTGTATAAACTTACACGAGGTCTTTATGATAAGGATTATAAAGGAATTGAATTTGTTGGAGACTGGAGATTAACAAAAAAATACTATCTGGCAGCAGAATTGGGTTATGAAAATAAAACAACAGATGACGACCGATTAAATTCATCGGCTTCTGGGACTTACATTAAAGCTGGCTTTGATTATAATTTTTATGAAAACTGGCTTGACATGGAAAACTTAATCACAATTGGTCTTCGTGGTGGTTTTAGTTCTTTCAGTCAAGATTTAAACAGCTATAAAATCTACAATCCTAATCCGTATTGGGGAGAACTTCCTCCTGTAGATGTAAATCAAAAATACAGTGGTCTTTCTGCAAGCTGGCTTGAAGTTGCCATGGGATTAAAAGCAAAGGTTTTTGACAATGTTTTTGTTGGTTTTGGAGTACAGCTAAAACTCTTGGCAACGAATAAAAAGCCAAGCGGTTTTGACAATCTTTATATCCCAGGTTTCAACAGAACTTACGATGGAAGTTTTGGAGTTGGATTCAACTATACCGTTTCTTACTTTATTCCGATTTATAAGAAAAAAGTAACATTACCAGAAATTAAAGAAATTCCTAAAAAATAG
- a CDS encoding DUF2752 domain-containing protein, whose protein sequence is MSLERYMIPCLFKTIFGFDCLGCGFQRSLFLLFQGEFLAAFKMYPAIFSCLLFFVFITLHFLDKSKNYKKLVWKMAVVNLIFMIGGYYFKHFYF, encoded by the coding sequence ATGAGTTTAGAGAGATATATGATTCCATGCCTGTTCAAAACCATCTTCGGATTTGACTGTCTGGGCTGTGGTTTTCAACGCTCTTTATTCTTACTTTTTCAGGGCGAATTTTTAGCAGCTTTTAAAATGTATCCGGCCATATTTTCCTGTCTTTTATTTTTCGTTTTTATTACACTTCATTTTTTAGACAAATCTAAAAATTACAAAAAACTGGTTTGGAAAATGGCCGTTGTAAATCTTATTTTTATGATTGGAGGTTATTACTTCAAGCACTTTTATTTTTAG
- the rlmD gene encoding 23S rRNA (uracil(1939)-C(5))-methyltransferase RlmD, translating into MGRKNTDKVVFHQIQVLDAGAKGVSVAKAPDGKVIFIPNVVPGDVVDVQTFKKRKAYYEGKAVKFHELSDYRVDPICEHFGVCGGCKWQNMKYSQQIAFKQNEVKNHLQRIGKIELPEFETILGSEKQFFYRNKMEFSFSNSRWLTEKEIESTEDLGNRNALGFHIPKMWDKILDINKCYLQEDPSNAIRNEIRAFANEHNLAFFNPREHSGLLRTVMIRTVSTGEIMVLIQFFEEDKANRELLLDHLYEKFPQITSLQYVVNGKPNDTIYDQDVVLYKGRNYILEEMEGLKFSINAKSFYQTNSDQAYELYKITRDFADLTGNETVYDLYTGTGTIAQFVSKKAKKVIGVESVPEAILDAKANAERNNISNCEFFVGDMKVVFNEAFIAQHGKPDVIITDPPRDGMHKDVVEQILKIAPKRVVYVSCNSATQARDLALMDEKYKVTRVRPVDMFPQTHHVENVVLLELR; encoded by the coding sequence ATGGGAAGAAAAAATACAGACAAAGTTGTCTTTCATCAAATTCAAGTTCTTGATGCTGGAGCAAAGGGAGTTTCGGTAGCCAAAGCGCCTGACGGAAAAGTAATCTTTATTCCGAATGTGGTACCTGGAGATGTGGTTGACGTGCAGACATTTAAAAAAAGAAAGGCTTACTACGAAGGAAAAGCCGTAAAATTTCATGAATTATCTGATTACAGAGTAGATCCAATCTGCGAGCATTTTGGAGTATGCGGCGGATGCAAATGGCAGAATATGAAATACAGCCAGCAGATTGCATTCAAACAAAATGAAGTTAAAAATCACTTACAAAGAATAGGGAAAATTGAACTTCCGGAATTTGAAACTATATTAGGTTCTGAAAAACAATTTTTCTATAGAAATAAAATGGAATTTTCTTTTTCTAACAGCCGCTGGCTGACAGAAAAAGAAATTGAAAGCACAGAAGATTTAGGAAATAGAAATGCTTTAGGATTTCATATCCCGAAAATGTGGGACAAAATTCTTGACATTAATAAATGTTATTTACAAGAAGATCCGTCGAATGCGATTCGTAACGAAATTCGTGCTTTTGCCAATGAGCATAATTTAGCTTTTTTTAATCCGAGAGAACATTCTGGATTACTAAGAACTGTAATGATTCGTACTGTTTCAACAGGAGAAATTATGGTTTTAATTCAGTTCTTTGAAGAAGACAAAGCTAACAGAGAATTACTTTTAGACCATTTATACGAGAAATTTCCTCAAATTACATCGCTACAATATGTAGTAAACGGAAAACCAAACGATACAATTTACGATCAGGATGTTGTTCTATATAAAGGAAGAAATTATATTCTGGAAGAAATGGAAGGTTTAAAATTTAGTATCAATGCTAAATCTTTCTACCAAACTAATTCAGATCAGGCTTACGAATTGTATAAAATTACTCGTGATTTTGCTGATCTTACCGGAAATGAAACCGTATACGATTTATATACAGGAACAGGAACTATTGCTCAATTTGTTTCTAAAAAAGCAAAAAAAGTAATTGGTGTAGAAAGTGTTCCCGAAGCAATCCTTGACGCAAAAGCGAACGCCGAACGCAATAATATTAGCAATTGCGAGTTTTTTGTTGGAGACATGAAAGTAGTCTTTAATGAAGCTTTTATAGCGCAGCATGGAAAACCTGATGTAATTATCACAGATCCTCCTCGCGACGGAATGCACAAAGATGTAGTAGAACAAATCTTAAAAATTGCTCCGAAAAGAGTCGTTTATGTAAGCTGTAATTCTGCAACTCAGGCTCGTGACTTGGCTTTAATGGATGAAAAATACAAAGTTACGCGTGTTAGACCTGTAGATATGTTTCCGCAGACACATCACGTTGAAAATGTTGTACTTTTAGAACTTCGATAG
- the epsC gene encoding serine O-acetyltransferase EpsC has product MTKDTIIQNIKALKSHSHINYGIKTKTEDFTEKLFYTLFDSNAALDESIDELEKCFKEIAVLACKKPENLCESIWDKFLEKLPSVLEKLNQDAAYILENDPASNSIDEVYLAYPGFYAIAIYRLSHELYLLDLLLFSRLMSEYAHRITGTDIHAGADIASPFFIDHATGIVIGETTVIKKNVKIYQGVTLGALSVSKEMKNAKRHPTVEANVCIYANATILGGGTIIGKNSVIGGNSWVTKSIPEDSIVLNTTTTEVKIKEKK; this is encoded by the coding sequence GTGACAAAAGACACTATCATACAAAATATAAAGGCTTTAAAGAGCCATTCGCACATAAACTACGGTATTAAAACCAAAACAGAAGACTTTACAGAAAAGCTTTTTTACACACTTTTTGATTCCAATGCAGCTTTAGACGAAAGCATTGATGAATTAGAAAAATGCTTTAAGGAAATCGCTGTTTTAGCCTGCAAAAAACCAGAAAACTTATGCGAATCGATCTGGGATAAGTTTTTAGAAAAACTTCCTAGTGTTTTAGAAAAACTCAACCAAGATGCTGCCTATATTTTAGAAAACGATCCTGCTTCAAACAGTATTGATGAAGTTTATTTAGCATATCCTGGTTTTTATGCTATCGCAATTTATAGATTAAGCCATGAATTATATCTCTTAGACCTATTACTATTTTCGCGATTAATGAGCGAATACGCCCATAGGATTACTGGAACAGATATTCATGCAGGAGCCGATATTGCTTCTCCATTTTTCATTGACCATGCAACTGGAATTGTAATTGGAGAAACAACCGTAATTAAAAAGAATGTCAAAATATATCAGGGTGTAACGCTGGGTGCATTAAGCGTAAGCAAAGAAATGAAAAATGCCAAAAGACACCCAACAGTTGAAGCAAATGTTTGTATTTATGCGAATGCCACTATTTTGGGCGGAGGCACAATTATTGGCAAAAACAGTGTTATTGGAGGAAATTCATGGGTAACAAAATCGATCCCTGAAGATTCCATCGTATTAAACACCACCACAACAGAAGTTAAAATAAAAGAAAAAAAATAA
- a CDS encoding DUF6452 family protein, whose amino-acid sequence MKKIISFVLLFTFGLSSCEKDDICDANTPTTPRLVITFYDSSNPTRTRNVSNLKVIGEGMEEGIVFNENAADDDETRYLTSGSTVSIPLKVNDSTVTYKFIYNAASTNLNTDVLTINYTSQNVYVSRACGFKTTFDLKPDVPFTRTDPDGDSVWMTDVQLKNPNIESENETHIEVYF is encoded by the coding sequence ATGAAAAAAATAATCTCTTTTGTACTTCTCTTTACTTTTGGCTTATCCAGCTGTGAGAAAGATGATATCTGCGATGCCAATACGCCAACTACACCAAGATTGGTAATTACATTTTATGATAGTTCCAACCCAACAAGAACCAGAAATGTCAGTAATTTAAAAGTTATTGGAGAAGGCATGGAAGAGGGAATTGTTTTCAACGAAAATGCTGCTGACGATGACGAGACAAGATACTTAACAAGCGGGTCGACAGTATCAATTCCTTTAAAAGTTAATGATAGTACGGTTACCTATAAGTTTATTTATAACGCAGCCAGCACCAACCTTAATACAGATGTATTAACTATTAACTATACAAGTCAAAATGTATATGTATCTAGAGCTTGCGGGTTTAAAACTACTTTTGATTTAAAACCAGATGTTCCATTTACACGTACAGATCCAGATGGAGATTCTGTATGGATGACTGATGTACAATTAAAAAACCCTAACATTGAATCTGAAAATGAAACACACATTGAAGTTTATTTCTAG
- a CDS encoding L-threonylcarbamoyladenylate synthase yields the protein MNEEIINAYEVIKEGGIILYPTDTVWGIGCDATNPEAVAKIYKLKQRAETQSMIVLMNGEKMMYNVFKNIPEVAWQIWDLSDKPTTLILDDARNVAPNIIAADKSLGVRLVKEPFCFKLMERMKKPLVSTSANISGQPTPLAFKDISPEIINGVDYVVKLNQDKINGKSSTIIKLTNDSQVKVIRK from the coding sequence ATGAACGAAGAAATAATCAACGCTTACGAAGTTATTAAAGAAGGGGGCATCATTCTTTATCCAACAGATACTGTGTGGGGCATTGGATGTGACGCCACAAATCCCGAAGCTGTTGCCAAAATCTATAAATTAAAACAACGTGCAGAGACACAAAGCATGATAGTTTTGATGAATGGCGAAAAGATGATGTACAATGTGTTTAAAAACATTCCTGAAGTTGCTTGGCAAATCTGGGACTTATCAGACAAACCAACTACTTTAATTCTGGACGATGCCAGAAACGTTGCTCCAAATATTATTGCTGCCGATAAATCTTTGGGAGTTCGATTGGTAAAAGAGCCCTTCTGTTTCAAATTAATGGAGAGAATGAAAAAGCCTTTGGTTTCAACTTCTGCAAATATTTCTGGTCAGCCTACGCCTCTTGCTTTTAAAGACATCAGTCCTGAAATTATAAATGGGGTGGATTATGTTGTTAAATTAAACCAAGATAAAATCAACGGAAAATCTTCTACAATTATCAAATTAACAAACGATTCTCAGGTAAAAGTAATCCGAAAATAA
- a CDS encoding sensor histidine kinase, with product MKLYHKLSQISFLKNSYAFKFLFVAFIGIHIPLIGILFFVLYFKYSISPTSVLVFSLIMTLLATAITLLVLNRLIKPIATASKALDDYRNSRKLSVLPTEYTDEAGLLMRNIQESIYEAENFINEKQDLVYMLSHDLKNFAGNPQGLAKLIISEDTSDSVKNLAELICESTDLQFRYINNFIKLLKEQDEVVKVSSDVKTVLFPNILPFINQQVEQRLFDKNIKLNLVLECVEAKLKIDEGLLIQVLVNLISNAVKFSYFDSEVKVRIFSEDSKLILTVQDSGIGFDKNQIEELFKKFTKMSRLGTASEGSTGIGLYLCKKIIERNKGRLTASSDGKNKGAEFRIEFDI from the coding sequence ATGAAGTTGTATCATAAACTCTCGCAAATCAGCTTTCTGAAAAATAGTTATGCTTTCAAATTCTTATTTGTTGCTTTTATAGGAATTCATATTCCGTTAATCGGAATATTGTTTTTTGTATTGTATTTTAAGTACAGTATTTCGCCAACTTCAGTTCTGGTTTTCTCTTTAATAATGACTCTGCTGGCCACGGCAATAACTCTTTTGGTTTTAAACAGACTTATTAAACCTATTGCAACGGCTTCAAAAGCATTAGACGATTACCGAAATTCAAGAAAATTATCTGTTTTGCCAACCGAATATACAGATGAAGCAGGACTGCTTATGCGTAATATTCAGGAATCTATTTACGAAGCTGAAAATTTTATAAATGAAAAGCAGGATTTGGTTTATATGCTTTCACATGATCTGAAGAATTTTGCTGGAAATCCGCAGGGACTTGCCAAATTAATTATAAGCGAGGATACTTCTGATTCGGTAAAAAATCTCGCAGAGCTAATTTGTGAATCGACAGATCTTCAATTTAGATATATTAATAATTTTATTAAACTGCTAAAAGAGCAAGATGAAGTTGTAAAAGTAAGTTCAGATGTAAAAACAGTACTATTTCCTAATATCCTCCCTTTTATCAATCAGCAGGTTGAACAGCGTCTCTTTGATAAAAATATAAAGTTGAATTTGGTTTTAGAATGTGTTGAAGCAAAACTTAAAATAGACGAAGGTCTCCTGATTCAGGTTTTAGTGAATTTAATCAGCAATGCGGTGAAATTCTCCTATTTTGACAGTGAAGTTAAAGTCAGAATTTTTTCAGAGGATTCAAAATTGATTTTAACAGTACAAGATTCAGGAATTGGTTTTGATAAAAATCAAATAGAAGAATTATTTAAAAAGTTTACCAAAATGAGCAGACTGGGAACTGCCAGCGAAGGTTCTACAGGAATTGGTTTGTATTTGTGCAAAAAAATTATAGAACGCAATAAAGGCCGGTTGACAGCATCGAGTGATGGAAAAAATAAAGGAGCTGAATTTAGAATTGAGTTTGATATATAA
- a CDS encoding Smr/MutS family protein, with product MLVKGDKVSVLDEAINGTVVSVKNNEVLIETEDGFMMTFFVNELLKIQDSSNLMNSIKRIDLEQVSKEKTEPKPRSFVKEKKEKRDVGVPEFDLHIEKLVPNKRGMSNYDILTLQTETAKRHIEFAIRNRIPKIVFIHGVGEGILKAELDFLLGRYDGIDFQDANYQKYGLGATEVYFRQNNK from the coding sequence ATGCTGGTAAAAGGAGATAAGGTTTCTGTACTTGACGAAGCCATAAACGGAACGGTAGTTTCGGTTAAAAACAATGAAGTTTTAATTGAAACTGAGGATGGATTTATGATGACATTTTTTGTCAATGAATTGCTTAAAATTCAGGATTCCAGTAATTTAATGAATTCTATTAAAAGAATAGATTTAGAACAAGTTTCTAAAGAAAAAACAGAGCCAAAACCGAGAAGTTTTGTCAAAGAAAAGAAAGAAAAGCGCGATGTCGGCGTTCCAGAATTTGATTTACATATCGAAAAATTGGTTCCTAATAAACGCGGCATGTCTAATTATGATATTTTGACATTACAGACAGAAACGGCCAAAAGACATATCGAATTTGCGATTCGAAACCGCATCCCGAAAATCGTTTTTATTCACGGTGTGGGCGAAGGAATTTTAAAAGCCGAACTTGATTTTTTATTAGGCCGATATGACGGAATTGATTTTCAAGATGCCAATTATCAAAAATATGGTCTTGGTGCAACCGAAGTTTATTTTAGGCAAAACAATAAATAA
- the cysM gene encoding cysteine synthase CysM: MGPQKLLNLIGNTPLMETVNLVKNKNVKLLLKLEGNNPGGSVKDRAAYNMIAAALERGDIKKGDKLIEATSGNTGIALAMIAQLFGIEIELVLPEDSTKERTQTMRAYGATVILTPASEGIIGSRDYADKKVAQGGYLMLNQFANDDNWKAHYKTTGPEIWNDTEGTVTHFVSAMGTTGTIIGTSTYLKEKNPNVQIIGAQPSDGSQIPGIRKWPEEYLPKIFDASKVDTVIDVSEEDAREMTKRLALEEGVFAGMSSGGSVAVALKIAEQLESGVIVAVICDRGDRYLSSDLFD, from the coding sequence ATGGGTCCACAGAAATTATTAAACCTAATTGGAAATACTCCTTTGATGGAAACCGTCAATTTGGTTAAAAATAAAAATGTAAAACTTTTACTGAAGCTGGAAGGAAATAATCCTGGCGGAAGCGTAAAAGATAGAGCGGCATACAACATGATTGCTGCAGCTTTAGAAAGAGGTGATATAAAAAAAGGAGATAAATTAATTGAAGCAACCAGCGGAAATACTGGAATTGCACTAGCAATGATTGCTCAATTATTTGGCATAGAAATCGAATTGGTTTTACCTGAAGATTCTACCAAAGAACGTACACAAACAATGCGTGCTTATGGCGCCACAGTTATTTTAACTCCTGCAAGCGAAGGAATTATTGGATCTCGCGATTATGCAGACAAAAAAGTAGCACAAGGCGGTTATTTAATGTTAAATCAGTTTGCCAATGATGACAACTGGAAAGCGCATTACAAAACAACCGGTCCTGAAATATGGAATGATACCGAAGGAACTGTCACCCATTTTGTTTCGGCAATGGGAACGACTGGAACTATTATTGGAACTTCGACTTATTTAAAAGAAAAGAATCCAAATGTGCAGATTATTGGTGCTCAGCCAAGCGACGGTTCTCAAATTCCAGGAATTCGTAAATGGCCTGAAGAATATCTTCCGAAGATTTTTGATGCCTCTAAAGTAGATACTGTTATTGATGTGAGCGAAGAAGATGCACGTGAAATGACCAAAAGATTAGCGCTGGAAGAAGGTGTTTTTGCAGGAATGAGCAGCGGAGGTTCTGTTGCCGTTGCCCTAAAAATAGCAGAACAGTTGGAATCTGGAGTTATCGTGGCCGTTATATGCGATAGAGGCGATCGTTATTTGTCATCGGATTTATTTGATTAA